The genome window AAACTTCTGCTACTGCACTTCCAAGACCGCCGATTATAGAATGCTCTTCTGATGTAACCACTGCACCTGTTTTTTTAGCGGTTTGTATGATTAAATCTTTATCAATAGGTTTTATAGAAGACATGTTTATAACTTCTACGTCTATACCTTCATCTTCAAGCTCGTAAGCAGCTTGTAAAGCCATAGAAACCATCACACCGCAGGCTATAACAGATACATCTTTACCTTCTTTTAATACATATCCTTTACCAATTTCAAACTCGTAGTTTTCAGGTAATATTACCGGGAATTTTTCCCTTCCCATTCTTATATAAAACGGCTCTTTAATCCAATGTACTTTTTTAAGAACCTTTTCCATCTCAACGCTATCTGCAGGAACGATTACGTTCATATTTGGCAGCGTTCTCATTAATGATATATCTTCATTCATTTGATGAGAAGCTCCATCTTGACCTACAGAAACACCACCATGAGAAGCTACAAGCTTAATGTTTAGTTTATTGTAAGCTATTTGTTGTCTGATTATCTCCCAAGGTCTTCCGGTTAAAAATATAGCAAATGAAGATGCGTAAACAGTCCTGCCGGTATAAGCAAGTCCTGCAGCTATACCAATCAAGTTTTGTTCTGCAATTCCGGCATTGAAAAATCTATCCGGATAAGCAACATGAAATTTATGGGTCCTTGTAGATTCTGATAAATCTGCGTCTAAAACAACCATTTCCGGGTCTATCTTTCCAAGCTCAACTAAGACTTCTCCGTATGTATCTCTTAATGCTTTTTTAGGCAATTTATTTATATCAATTTTTTCAGCCATCAAACTTACACACCTCCGGATGTTAATTCTTGGATTGCTTTCTCATACTCTTCTTTACTTGGTGCAACGCCGTGCCACTTAAAGTTATTCTCCATAAACGATACGCCTTTACCTTTAACTGTATGAGCTACAATCATGGTTGGCTTTCCTTTTATTTGATTTGCTTGAGTAAAGGCATCTATTATCTGCTGATAATCATGTCCGTCAATCTCTATCACATGCCAGCCAAAAGCTTCATACTTTTCTTTTAGTGGATGAATGTTTATGATATGTCTTATATCTCCATCAATTTGAAGATTATTATTATCAAGAATTGCTATTAGATTATCTAACTTATGATGTCCTGCAAACATTGCAGCTTCCCATGTCATACCTTCCTGGACTTCTCCATCCCCAAGCATTACATAAACTTTATAATCCTTATTTGCAAGTCTTCCAGAAAGAGCTTGACCAATTGCTACCGACAACCCTTGACCTAAGGAACCTGTTGAAGCTTCTGCTCCTGGAACGCCGTGTCTATTTCCTTGCCATGCAGGATGACCTTGCAATCTACTATATCCATCCGGAGCAAATCCCTTTGTTTTTCTGTAAGTAGACAATTCTTCTTTTGGTATATACCCAGCTTTTGCCAACACTGAGTATAAAGCAGGTGATGCATGTCCTTTAGAAAGGATGAATCTATCTCTATCTTCCCACCAAGGATTTTTTGGGTCGTATCTTAAAAATCCACCAAAATATAAAACAGTTAAAATATCGATGGCAGACAAAGACCCACCCGGATGTCCAGACTGGGCGTTGTACACCATTGTAATAATATCAATTCTAAGCTCTCTTGCTATTTCTTTTAACTCTTGAATATCTCTCAACCTTATAACCTCCTGTAAATGTCTATATATTTATCATTTCTCTGCTTACCTTTCATTTAACAACTTTAAAATTTTTATTGTTTTTAGAAGCTATGGAATTGCTAAATACTCATTTTTTGTAAGTTTGACAATAGTCAAATGCAATATTTACTGAAGCTGTCTTAAAGCAAGAGATAAATATTTTACATCAGAGCTTGTTCCTTTTTCCTTCAGTAAAGTCAAAACTCTTGGAAACATTCAAAGAGCCTTCTACTATCAAAAAGTTTACAGCTAATTCCTATTTAGCAAAGTTCAAATTTGATATATTAAGCTTCATTAAAACGCTGCCGTTATTTGTAAGCTGAATTTCATTGTTTAAACCATACTCAACTGTATAATCTTTATAGATTATCTTTCTTAAATTTCCTTCTTCATAAACAAGCGTATACTCTGGTCTGATTATCTTCAATTTATTGCCATCGCATTCATACTTTTCATTCTCTTGAATGTTGAATTTTTTAGATATTAAACTTTTTAAAAGAGTTATATCTGTCAATGGTTTTGCTTGTGGTATATAAAGGGATACTAAGGATAAAATCTCTCCAGAATTACAAGATTCAAATCCGGAAGCTTTGACACATAAAGAGCCATCTTTTCTTTCTATTGTCAAAAGATTTTTTCCAAAAGGAGATGATATATACATTTTTTCATTTTCTCCAAATTCTCCTTTTACTAATGCCGGCAAGCCAGAAACCATCGCAGAACCGGCAAAGCTAAATTTATCAGGTATGGCATTATCTTTTTGTTTTATCTCTTTAAATTTATTCTCACAGTAAAAAGGTTGAAACGTAGTCGTAGAACAAGAGTTTAAAAATAAAGTAGAAAATAGAAAAATAAATAGAAATTTTAAATTTTTCATCTTACTCACCTCAAATCTTTAAGCTTTTTTAAAACTCTTTCTTTTTGATTTGGCTCTCCTTCGCCCTTTTTATCTATTAGCTCTAAAGCTTTTTTGTAATACTCTATAGCATCTTGTTTTTTGTTTAATTTTAGTAAAATATCTGCATAATGCTCATTTAATACTGGGTCATCTTGCATTTTTTCAAGTGCTTTTTTTATTAGCTTTTCAGCCTCAGCATAATTACCTTTTTTGTAGTATCCCCAACCAAGGCTATCTAAATAAGCAGGACTATCCGGCATTTTCTCAAGTGCTTTTTTTACAAGTTCAATACCTTTGTCTATGTTTATTTCTCTGTCTATGTAAGTGTATCCAAGATAATTTAAAGCATCAGGGTAATCTGGTCTTAGCTCTAAGGATTTGTAAAGGGATTTTTCGGCTTCTCGCCAATTTCCAAGTTTATCAAGATAAATCGCCTTTATAAAATGAACGGTTGGGTCATCCGGTGCTATACTTTCAGCTTCTTTAACAAGCTCGAGTGCTCTTTTTATATTTCCTTTCTTGTCTTCTATATCAGCCATTGATAAAAGAATTTTATAATCCTTAGGGTTTTGGACGTAAAGTTTGTTTAAAATTTCTAATGCTTTATCATACTCTTTAAGGTTTAAATAAACACTGACAAGTCTGTCAATAAGTTCTTGGTTGTCCGGCTGTTGTTTGTATAACTCTTCATAAATTGCTTTTGCATTTTGGTAATCTTCCAATGTTTCATAAGCCATTCCAAGCATAAATTTTAAGAATGGATTATCCGGATTTTCTTGTGAAGATTTTTTTAAATCTTGTAAAATTTCGTTAGATTTACCATACTTTATGTAAAGTAAAAATTTCTTTAATATAGCGTCGTTGTCTTTAGGATTGAGTCTGATGATTTTATCTATGGTTTCTGCAGCATTATTGAAGTCATCTTTATCTACGTAAATCTGAAATAGTCTGTTTAAAGCTTCAAGATTATTAGGGTCGTCTTTTAGTATGTTTTTGTAGATTTCTATCGCTTTATCGTAATTGCCGGATTGTCTGTAAATCTCGCCAAGAAGTTGCCATGATGGTTTATATTTTTTGTCAATTTGTAAAGATTTTTTCAGATACTCTTCTGCTTTTTGTGTGTTGTTCTCAAAAAGATATATTCTCGCTATTTTGTAATAGATAGATGGGTCATCTTTTTTTATTGTAACAAGCTTTTCTAAAAGCTCCTTTGCTTTGTTTAAATTTTTATTTTCAATGTATTGGTCAATCAAAGCTGAAATTATTTTTTCATTGTTTGGAAATTTTTTATATCCTTCTTCCAATACAGATAAAGCTTCTTTTTGATTTTTCGTTACGTTGTAAAAGAATGATAAAAATAGATAAGTTTCTGGGTCGTTTTTAAATTTTTCTTTGTAAGTTTTTAGCAATTCAAGAGCTTCTTCTTTTTTACCAAGACTGTATGCAAGGAAAATTGTTTCTCTATAGACTGCAGGTGTGTCAGGCATACGTTTAACAGCTTCTCTACAAAATTCGTAGGCTGTTTTTATATCATGCCTGTCTTTAGCTATCTTGCAAATTCCATAATAAAATAATGGATTTTCTGAAGACGGTTTTATGTTTATGCCTGCAAATGCAGTATTACACAAAACAAGCGCTGACAATAAAAGTTTTTTCATTATTTACTCCTAAATACTAAAACAGCAGTTTTTGCTCCTTTAAGTATTTTATAAGATGTAGAACCTATAAACGACAACTTTCCGCCTTTATCTTTTCTTTTACCTGTAACTATAAGGTCAACGTTTTTTTCTTCTGAAAACTTTAAAATTTCCTTTTCCGGGAGACCTTCTTTGTATACAACTTCAACCGATGGATACTCTTCTTTTAGCTTTTGTAATTTTTCAATCTTATGCTGCCTTACTTTTTCATAAACTGATTTTATGTGAGTAAAATGTGAATCATTATCAACATGAATTACTGTAATCTTTGAATTATAAATAGATGCTAAATCCAATGAAAATTTCAACGCTTCTTCAGAAGTAGGCAAAAAGTCATAGGCAACAAGTATATGATTATACTGAGTTTTGTCTTCTTTTATAACAAGCACCGGAATTTTAGACCTTGATGCTATTCTTAAAGAGTTGCTACCTATGGCTTTTTCTTCAATCTCTGACTTTTTATGAGACTTTACAATAATTAAATCAACATCATTATTTTCTGAAAATTCCAAAACAGACTCAACAACTTGACCTTGTAAGATAATTGGAACTACACATAAACCTTCCGCTTCAAGTTTTTGTTTATATTCAGATAAAGTCTCTTTTGCTTTTTCTTTTAAAACTTTTTGTAAATTTAAAAGAGCTTCTTTTTCTTCTGTTGGAAGCTCATCAAAAAATGGAACATTTGGCGGCTCTAAGACGTAAACAATATAAACTGTTGCATTTTTAGCTTTGGCAATTTTAGAGCCGGCTTCTAAAACAGTCTTACTATCTTCTGTTAAGTCGATTGCTGTTAGTATCTTACGAAGCATTTTTTATTTTTTCCTTAGCGTATTCCATCAAGCCGCCGGCTTTTAAAATAGCTTGTAGATTTTCCGGTAGAGGTTTTATCTTATACTCTTTATTTTTAGTAACATTTCTTATAACACCTTGGTTAATATCAATCTCTAAAATATCTCCTTCCTCAGCCTCTCTTGCAGCTTCCGGAGATTCTATGATTAATAAGCCTAAGTTAATAGCATTTCTAAAGAATATTCTTGCAAAAGATTCAGCTACTACTGCAGCAATTCCAGCACCCTTGATGGCAAGAGGAGCATGTTCTCTTGAAGACCCACAACCAAAGTTTTTACCAGCAACAAGTATATCACCTTCTTTTACTTTTGATGGAAATGTTGGGTCTGCATCTTCCATTACGTGTTTTGCAAGCTCTTTTGGGTCTGTAGTCACAAGATATCTTGCAGGTATTATTTGGTCTGTATCAACGTCATCTTTAAACTTCCAAACTCTTCCTCTAATCATAATTTCCTCCTAAATTAGGTTAGAATTATTATAACAAAAATAAAAGGAGGCAATTTATGAGAATAGTTAGCGGTATGCGTCCTACAGGAAAGCTTCATTTAGGACATTACTTTGGCGTTATAAAAAACTGGCTAAAGTTACAAGATAGCAATGAATGTTTTTTCTTTGTTGCAGATTGGCATGCATTGACAAATAAATATAAAGAAACATCCGATTTAAAACAAAATATTTACGACCTTGTAATAGACTGGCTTTCCTGCGGTATTAATCCGGAGAAGAGCACTATCTTTGTCCAATCGGGAGTTAAAGAACACAGTGAGCTTGCATTACTCTTTGGCATGATAACACCAAAAAGCTGGCTTGAACTAAACCCATCATACAAAGATTTAAAATTTAATTTAATTTTTCAATACATAAGAGACTTTCTATTTGGAAAAAACATAAAGATAGACCAAGACAAATTACATGAGATTGTATATAAAGCTTTTTACCACAAAAAAGATATAGATTACGAGGGATTAACGAAAGATTTAACAGATTTAAAAATCAAACAAGAGATAGTAAATGAAATAGTTCACAACATAAAAGAAGGAGATATTGGAAAAGATATAGACACATTCGGATTCTTTGGATATCCTATCTTAATGGCAGCCGACATTTTAATCTATAATGCAGATGCAGTTCCGGTAGGAGAAGACCAGCTGCCACATATAGAAATAACAAGAGAAATAGCAAGAAGATTTAACAATCTTTACAGTCCTATATTTAAAGAACCGCAAGCTTTATTAACAGAAT of Sulfurihydrogenibium sp. contains these proteins:
- a CDS encoding transketolase family protein, whose translation is MAEKIDINKLPKKALRDTYGEVLVELGKIDPEMVVLDADLSESTRTHKFHVAYPDRFFNAGIAEQNLIGIAAGLAYTGRTVYASSFAIFLTGRPWEIIRQQIAYNKLNIKLVASHGGVSVGQDGASHQMNEDISLMRTLPNMNVIVPADSVEMEKVLKKVHWIKEPFYIRMGREKFPVILPENYEFEIGKGYVLKEGKDVSVIACGVMVSMALQAAYELEDEGIDVEVINMSSIKPIDKDLIIQTAKKTGAVVTSEEHSIIGGLGSAVAEVLAENYPTILVRHGVEDRFGISGPAWEVMEELGLSVPGLKKKIKEALTKKVR
- a CDS encoding transketolase; protein product: MRDIQELKEIARELRIDIITMVYNAQSGHPGGSLSAIDILTVLYFGGFLRYDPKNPWWEDRDRFILSKGHASPALYSVLAKAGYIPKEELSTYRKTKGFAPDGYSRLQGHPAWQGNRHGVPGAEASTGSLGQGLSVAIGQALSGRLANKDYKVYVMLGDGEVQEGMTWEAAMFAGHHKLDNLIAILDNNNLQIDGDIRHIINIHPLKEKYEAFGWHVIEIDGHDYQQIIDAFTQANQIKGKPTMIVAHTVKGKGVSFMENNFKWHGVAPSKEEYEKAIQELTSGGV
- a CDS encoding tetratricopeptide repeat protein codes for the protein MKKLLLSALVLCNTAFAGINIKPSSENPLFYYGICKIAKDRHDIKTAYEFCREAVKRMPDTPAVYRETIFLAYSLGKKEEALELLKTYKEKFKNDPETYLFLSFFYNVTKNQKEALSVLEEGYKKFPNNEKIISALIDQYIENKNLNKAKELLEKLVTIKKDDPSIYYKIARIYLFENNTQKAEEYLKKSLQIDKKYKPSWQLLGEIYRQSGNYDKAIEIYKNILKDDPNNLEALNRLFQIYVDKDDFNNAAETIDKIIRLNPKDNDAILKKFLLYIKYGKSNEILQDLKKSSQENPDNPFLKFMLGMAYETLEDYQNAKAIYEELYKQQPDNQELIDRLVSVYLNLKEYDKALEILNKLYVQNPKDYKILLSMADIEDKKGNIKRALELVKEAESIAPDDPTVHFIKAIYLDKLGNWREAEKSLYKSLELRPDYPDALNYLGYTYIDREINIDKGIELVKKALEKMPDSPAYLDSLGWGYYKKGNYAEAEKLIKKALEKMQDDPVLNEHYADILLKLNKKQDAIEYYKKALELIDKKGEGEPNQKERVLKKLKDLR
- a CDS encoding universal stress protein, producing the protein MLRKILTAIDLTEDSKTVLEAGSKIAKAKNATVYIVYVLEPPNVPFFDELPTEEKEALLNLQKVLKEKAKETLSEYKQKLEAEGLCVVPIILQGQVVESVLEFSENNDVDLIIVKSHKKSEIEEKAIGSNSLRIASRSKIPVLVIKEDKTQYNHILVAYDFLPTSEEALKFSLDLASIYNSKITVIHVDNDSHFTHIKSVYEKVRQHKIEKLQKLKEEYPSVEVVYKEGLPEKEILKFSEEKNVDLIVTGKRKDKGGKLSFIGSTSYKILKGAKTAVLVFRSK
- the leuD gene encoding 3-isopropylmalate dehydratase small subunit; translation: MMIRGRVWKFKDDVDTDQIIPARYLVTTDPKELAKHVMEDADPTFPSKVKEGDILVAGKNFGCGSSREHAPLAIKGAGIAAVVAESFARIFFRNAINLGLLIIESPEAAREAEEGDILEIDINQGVIRNVTKNKEYKIKPLPENLQAILKAGGLMEYAKEKIKNAS
- the trpS gene encoding tryptophan--tRNA ligase, translating into MRIVSGMRPTGKLHLGHYFGVIKNWLKLQDSNECFFFVADWHALTNKYKETSDLKQNIYDLVIDWLSCGINPEKSTIFVQSGVKEHSELALLFGMITPKSWLELNPSYKDLKFNLIFQYIRDFLFGKNIKIDQDKLHEIVYKAFYHKKDIDYEGLTKDLTDLKIKQEIVNEIVHNIKEGDIGKDIDTFGFFGYPILMAADILIYNADAVPVGEDQLPHIEITREIARRFNNLYSPIFKEPQALLTESSKLLGTDGRKMSKSYNNTIALSEPRETLEKKILSMKTDPQRLKKTDPGRPEICNVFSYHKYFTDSQEVDKIQAKCRNAEIGCVECKRILFENIDKFLSPIREKRKEYEENIGYIEKIIITGTEKAKEVAKENMKDVRNAMGLINF